acgttctcgagaacgtgtttcgagaacgtgtcgtgtcgtccctcctgtGTCCCTTGCTCGGGTTCCATTTTTTCGCCAtctaccagctggcctgcacccttgcccttctgctatgataacaagtacgaagttaacatagcgtgtaacgtaatttgaagtgaacttggttttgcattttagtgcccctttaatgtcacTGCCCAAAGCAGATGTATACGCTTTGGTATTTCAGACACAGGATTCACACAGGTCCGAATATGCGCATATTGAGGAGCGTTTATTACGTGTGCTTCCACACACGTACTTCACCAATGTATAGCCAGACATGATACAACACAAAAACATTCAGATGTTCTTCGTCATATATGTCTCTGACACTTTGTTAGtgtactttcttttttacaagtatcggtccgataccacctataagctgcgcaccgtgtgaatgagtttcgttaaaaacatgacttctaaagcagggcgccgtcagcattaaaatgggtactacccctttttgggaccttcagtagacaCATTttcgagaaaaatctgccaccgaagagggtcatttgttgcaataATTAATTgttttcggtttacatatttgtgtcgaggctggtcgcggtgaagcgcttgggctgttactttttcttcagcactccccgttgcgaagctcaagaacacgtaacacattggtggataagggagtggaagagcgtccttttgtgcttcgccgcgaccagccgcgacaaaaatatgtaagtCGAAACCAGGTTAGTCCAACGAGTTGATGAGTATGTTATTTATGAGCACAAAATATTTTCTGTAGTCGAGGACGCTGGCCTCGGACGGCAGAACGGACGACGGGTCGGACCACAACGAGGAACTATCGTCCTCCCCGGTGCCATCGACGAGGCAAAGAAGCAGAGGCATAACCTCATTGTACGACTCACTGGCTGCTGAGCTGAGGGAGAAACTAGGCAATCCCCAGAAAGGTCCCTTACTACTGCCACCAAAGGACTATGATACAGTCTCCAGGCGACAGGGCGACCTCAAGGTAAGCGAGGCTCACGCGCGTTTCTGTACGACTGTGTACCCTACGCAAGTATGTCAGCTCGTCCGCGCAGCACTCcagtttccctctttcccctattgcccgtggagcgaATCATTGGTCCCCTTGAGTGGACAGTCCCTTCGTGGTGTGGTTTCTCAAAACTTTACCCTCTTGTCACTGTCCCTCTCAAACTGTCGCACTGTGTAAGCTAGGAGCAAGAAAGCTAGACGAAAAACGTACACATTTCATGTAGCAGTGAAAGCGCCCTCCATATATCTTTTCATTGTTGGCTACGGCGTATCGCGCAGCAGATACCACGTGTTCTTGCGCAAgagcgcgcgagggagaggacTTTCAACTACACACTCGCTGGACACCCCTCAACTCTTTCAGAAGGCACGAGCGCGAATGACGTCACCCTGCGACGTGGACAGTCCCGGCAAGTAGCACAGCGCTTTGCAGACGACTTTTCAATTAGAAATGGGACCTCGCGGCTGCTCCCCCACACTAATGCTACGTCACACGGGGCCTGATTACGTCACGTCAGATCGGGCCGAGCGTCGAAGGCCGCGCCGCGCCGCTCAGGACCACTTTTTAAGTTTTCCTTtactctccctgtttgtaaacgaaggatgtcatagtgttcggcaGCGCCGCCAATTTGgtagccacggtcttgaggggattacgatggttcctgaaagggacgcgaccttcggtcctacttttctttcaataggaggcagcgaacaagtggccattcgtggaacccagccctcctcttccgatttgtttcggtttcagtctgcctaccaacgtcatgataacGTTTCTCGGTTAGAGGTCTATACATGCACCACTGACGACCAAATGACCCATGCTACATCGTATTCACTTTTTTATGCATAGAAATTTGAAAGAAAATGACCCATATGAAAGACAGTCTTTAGAATCCTCTAATGTCAAATAATCAGCGAGGGACTGTTTCTTTGTGCGTATAGGAGGTGGAGCACCGGCGCTGCACCCAGCGGGAACTGGTAGGAGCGCGCGCCGCGAAGCCCCGAGAATCAGGATCCAGTGGAAAGTCGAGCAGCGGCATCAGTTCCGACGTGCACAGGGATTGGAGATGTTCCGACGAAGAGGAACAACCCCTTCCTCCCAGTTGTTCGCGGCGGAATATCCTGCAGGACCCTCGCTTTCGAGCTCTGGAACAGCGACTGACAGCGAAGATACTAGAAGGACCACAACGCAAGTCGGTATGCTGCCCCTTCTCATGAGACGTTTAATCCACTTTGAGCGCGATAAACAACTCATTTTGCAAATGCAAGACGAAAATGTAGACTTTCTCCCTCCCACTCCTCCTCAAGAAGTGCGAGAATACgaaggcctcggattggtctcctcaaacgatctcccgcgatggttggacaaatcgtttgaggagaccaatgggagtgCCCTTCGCATTGTAGGCATTCTTGAGAAGGAATGGGAGATGGAAAGCGCAAGCTGCAGGATGAATCCTGTTTCCTTTGTGTTAGTCACCGTGGATTCACAAGAGTGACATCTCCCAGAATACTCCGCGGcgaaagatgcgaaaaacgtcatagctttctgagcgcgTGTGCTCGTGACGTGAGCGCGAGtcgtcacgtgagcgcgagtgctcaacgtcgtgtcttcacgtgcactgctaacagtcgggaatatcctgcgacacaacCACAAGACATCCAGTAGCAAACGACTAGGGGGaagggggtccggatgtcctgaccacCCCTCAGGTCCTGTCCTTACATAGAGTTTCAAGTGACCTTGGTagtgtaacacacacacacacacgcacgaaCACGCATAAAAAAGCATCAGATGCtgcattttccttttcttttacaCCACAGCTAGTTCACCTAGTTCTGTTACACCACATCTAGACATAAGATATATAAATTGAGAATGTGTAattgaaagtgtgtgtgtgtaattgttGTCCTTTCAGCAGACCCATTGCAAATGTGACTTTCTTTACCACGCAGATAGCAGAAGCCCCAGCACAGGAAGAGGGCAGGTTAGTGCGAAGACCGGTAGAGTCCTCCCAGCAAGGACACCACGAGAGAGTGGGGGCCCGCAGAAAAGTCTATGCCGACGTGCCGCCCCATCTCAATTTTCATCGGAGAGAGAACTAGCTTTCCAAGTGACTGCCACCGCTGCTCTGCGGATTCGAACAAAACACTCAAGGCCATTTAATCTGGGCTGCCCGTATGTGTAACTCGCATAGCTGCAGCTTGACGTTTTTCTGTTGCTCCTGAAAAGCAGCGATAAAGTTGCAAACAATTATGACAAAGAAAAATGATGTTCTTGCGTTGCCAACCCTTTGCATGCGGCGAGTTGGAGGTGTCGAAGCACGTGCCTCACTTGACTGAACCACTGGAAGAGGCGCAAAGCAAAAACTACACCTTTGTGCAACTACTCAGCATTGTGGAGTTGCAACTCCTCACCATCGCGGAGATCCTTCTAATTTAAACTTGGATATGCTTTTACTCCaactgtgtattcacatgagCAACATTCCACAGAATGCCCCAGAGGAAGACCCCACAAAACGTCCTTCTCGTGCTCTCCTAACCATGGTGCAGCTCCCTGCAgctcccccaccccccaaaagccattccgtagcagacgacagggccagTGGTGCCGTCTGCTATGTGCACGGTATGCGGCTCCAGATATTCCGACGCCGTAAGAATGATTAACGTAAGACGCGGCAGAACTTCCATCCTGTGAGTAGCTTTTGGGTTTGGAGGTTCTTCTACCagtagaatattccgtggggatgtcGCTTGAGTGACTGTACGAGAACTTTTACTTGTAGCATTCCGCGTTTCTGCTGCTGAGCTCTTCCGTAAATTTTTTCCATGTGTTACACGTGCGCTATCTCTCGCTCAGCAAAATGTGACACTTTGAGAGCAATTCTTAAGACATTGAAAGTTACTGGCACGGTCAGGCAT
This sequence is a window from Ornithodoros turicata isolate Travis chromosome 10, ASM3712646v1, whole genome shotgun sequence. Protein-coding genes within it:
- the LOC135370867 gene encoding uncharacterized protein LOC135370867, translating into MRKQSYYVWFLGAKESRGLRGVQYIAPVLRFLLDRERELEPAKVTLQVSSKGVKMVQNVSRGRGKLEQVKHFIPQQAVTCAHQEEDVVCAILLLYNPVTHCPVHVHAYRCDSPETAAMLKSQLQQLSQRPENQTRFRQIEHRLAAKGLLPETHSPLRSSRTRNTLVDKGVEERPFVLRRDQPRQKYSRTLASDGRTDDGSDHNEELSSSPVPSTRQRSRGITSLYDSLAAELREKLGNPQKGPLLLPPKDYDTVSRRQGDLKEVEHRRCTQRELVGARAAKPRESGSSGKSSSGISSDVHRDWRCSDEEEQPLPPSCSRRNILQDPRFRALEQRLTAKILEGPQRKSIAEAPAQEEGRLVRRPVESSQQGHHERVGARRKVYADVPPHLNFHRREN